Proteins co-encoded in one Oncorhynchus tshawytscha isolate Ot180627B unplaced genomic scaffold, Otsh_v2.0 Un_contig_14361_pilon_pilon, whole genome shotgun sequence genomic window:
- the LOC121843146 gene encoding breast cancer anti-estrogen resistance protein 3 homolog isoform X5, which translates to MDSLKKELEEELKLSTDDLRSHAWYHGPIGREGAEALLERDGDFLVRDTASSPGDYVLSCYWKDEPMHFKIIKVVLRPKKGYSRELFQFEGDRFDNIPALVRFHVGGRHPVSQASGAIVYHPITRSLPIRVISERQAERTESNRSSNRSSNRSSNSALDRVGVESQPDRSKRFSFNSSHMDTLHVTNTLLRSGSQPANLENLGRRPSIQSAQSESNLRTGAPHSGESEAVGPAPISPVFRTGSEPLISPSALRHTRPSHPGGGVTLRGSDGQLHPRAPPKPFRVSTFFPGTPPNRHRDDPYDELVIQVPESKKRGHVDRLRAEEKWQSRARLTETSFSFLEAQESGELPRLPIDGQVQEEEEESHFQRPQVETVSCFRLDQFESLLLPENNRPLDPTVLTVLKELFTRSNAMTTALHILSVDCQVARIVGVTEDQKRMMGVGSGLELVTLSHGQQLRQDLLERHHLLALGVAIDILGCTGTVGQRATVLHKVILLAQALRDHAHNLYAFSAVMKALEMPQVVRLERTWRALRRNHTESAVMFEKTLKPFMIALNDGDDSVVQGPLALCVMCVCV; encoded by the exons ATGGACTCTCTGAAGAAGGAGTTGGAGGAGGAACTGAAGCTATCTACTGATGACCTGAGGAGTCACGCCTGGTACCATGGACCCATAGgcagagag ggggcAGAGGCTCTgctggagagagatggtgacttcCTGGTTCGTGACACAGCCTCCTCCCCCGGTGACTATGTCCTGAGTTGCTATTGGAAGGACGAGCCCATGCACTTCAAGATCATTAAGGTGGTCCTTCGGCCcaagaag GGTTACTCCCGTGAGCTGTTCCAGTTTGAAGGGGATCGTTTCGACAACATTCCCGCCCTTGTGCGTTTCCACGTGGGTGGACGTCATCCTGTCTCCCAGGCCTCTGGCGCCATAGTCTATCACCCAATCACACGCTCCCTGCCTATACGTGTCATCAGTGAGCGCCAGGCAGAGCGGACCG AAAGCAACAGATCCAGCAACAGATCCAGCAACCGATCCAGCAACAGCGCCCTCGACAGGGTGGGGGTGGAATCACAGCCAGACCGCAGCAAGAGATTCAGCTTCAACTCATCACACATGGACACACTACACGTCACTAACACACTGCTCAG GAGTGGGAGTCAGCCAGCCAACCTGGAGAATCTGGGCAGAAGACCCTCGATCCAATCAGCACAGTCTGAAAGCAACCTAcgcacag gtgctccTCATAGCGGTGAATCAGAGGCCGTAGGCCCCGCTCCCATTTCCCCAGTGTTCCGAACGGGTAGCGAACCCCTgatcagcccctcagccctcagacacacacggccctcacacccag GTGGAGGTGTGACGCTGCGAGGTTCTGACGGACAGCTGCACCCCCGAGCCCCGCCCAAACCCTTCAGAGTGTCCACCTTCTTCCCCGGGACTCCTCCCAACCGTCACCGTGACGACCCCTATGACGAGCTGGTCATTCAGGTGCCTGAATCAAA AAAACGGGGCCACGTGGACAGGCTGCGTGCGGAGGAGAAGTGGCAGAGCAGAGCCCGTCTCACTGAGACATCCTTCAGCTTCCTGGAGGCACAGGAAAGCGGGGAGTTGCCTCGGTTACCAATTGACGGACAGgtccaggaggaagaggaggagtcacACTTTCAGAGGCCGCAG GTGGAGACGGTGTCGTGTTTCAGACTGGACCAGTTTGAGTCCCTCCTGCTACCAGAAAATAACAGACCTCTAGACCCCACCGTTCTCACGGTGCTCAAAGAACTGTTCACACGCTCCAACGCCATGACAACCGCTCTGCACATTCTCAGTGTCGACTGCCAG GTGGCTCGTATCGTGGGTGTGACAGAGGACCAGAAGAGGAtgatgggagttggctcaggtctggaGCTGGTCACCCTGTCTCACGGACAACAGCTCAGACAGGACCTGctggagag gcaccACCTGCTAGCCCTGGGCGTTGCCATAGATATCCTGGGCTGTACAGGGACGGTAGGTCAGAGGGCCACGGTGCTGCATAAAGTCATCCTATTGGCCCAGGCCCTGAGAGACCACGCCCACAACCTCTACGCATTCTCAGCCGTCATGAAGGCTCTGGAGAtgcctcag
- the LOC121843146 gene encoding breast cancer anti-estrogen resistance protein 3 homolog isoform X4, which translates to MDSLKKELEEELKLSTDDLRSHAWYHGPIGREGAEALLERDGDFLVRDTASSPGDYVLSCYWKDEPMHFKIIKVVLRPKKGYSRELFQFEGDRFDNIPALVRFHVGGRHPVSQASGAIVYHPITRSLPIRVISERQAERTESNRSSNRSSNRSSNSALDRVGVESQPDRSKRFSFNSSHMDTLHVTNTLLRSGSQPANLENLGRRPSIQSAQSESNLRTGAPHSGESEAVGPAPISPVFRTGSEPLISPSALRHTRPSHPGGGVTLRGSDGQLHPRAPPKPFRVSTFFPGTPPNRHRDDPYDELVIQVPESKKRGHVDRLRAEEKWQSRARLTETSFSFLEAQESGELPRLPIDGQVQEEEEESHFQRPQVETVSCFRLDQFESLLLPENNRPLDPTVLTVLKELFTRSNAMTTALHILSVDCQVARIVGVTEDQKRMMGVGSGLELVTLSHGQQLRQDLLERHHLLALGVAIDILGCTGTVGQRATVLHKVILLAQALRDHAHNLYAFSAVMKALEMPQVVRLERTWRALRRNHTESAVMFEKTLKPFMIALNDGDGEEDSVVQGPLALCVMCVCV; encoded by the exons ATGGACTCTCTGAAGAAGGAGTTGGAGGAGGAACTGAAGCTATCTACTGATGACCTGAGGAGTCACGCCTGGTACCATGGACCCATAGgcagagag ggggcAGAGGCTCTgctggagagagatggtgacttcCTGGTTCGTGACACAGCCTCCTCCCCCGGTGACTATGTCCTGAGTTGCTATTGGAAGGACGAGCCCATGCACTTCAAGATCATTAAGGTGGTCCTTCGGCCcaagaag GGTTACTCCCGTGAGCTGTTCCAGTTTGAAGGGGATCGTTTCGACAACATTCCCGCCCTTGTGCGTTTCCACGTGGGTGGACGTCATCCTGTCTCCCAGGCCTCTGGCGCCATAGTCTATCACCCAATCACACGCTCCCTGCCTATACGTGTCATCAGTGAGCGCCAGGCAGAGCGGACCG AAAGCAACAGATCCAGCAACAGATCCAGCAACCGATCCAGCAACAGCGCCCTCGACAGGGTGGGGGTGGAATCACAGCCAGACCGCAGCAAGAGATTCAGCTTCAACTCATCACACATGGACACACTACACGTCACTAACACACTGCTCAG GAGTGGGAGTCAGCCAGCCAACCTGGAGAATCTGGGCAGAAGACCCTCGATCCAATCAGCACAGTCTGAAAGCAACCTAcgcacag gtgctccTCATAGCGGTGAATCAGAGGCCGTAGGCCCCGCTCCCATTTCCCCAGTGTTCCGAACGGGTAGCGAACCCCTgatcagcccctcagccctcagacacacacggccctcacacccag GTGGAGGTGTGACGCTGCGAGGTTCTGACGGACAGCTGCACCCCCGAGCCCCGCCCAAACCCTTCAGAGTGTCCACCTTCTTCCCCGGGACTCCTCCCAACCGTCACCGTGACGACCCCTATGACGAGCTGGTCATTCAGGTGCCTGAATCAAA AAAACGGGGCCACGTGGACAGGCTGCGTGCGGAGGAGAAGTGGCAGAGCAGAGCCCGTCTCACTGAGACATCCTTCAGCTTCCTGGAGGCACAGGAAAGCGGGGAGTTGCCTCGGTTACCAATTGACGGACAGgtccaggaggaagaggaggagtcacACTTTCAGAGGCCGCAG GTGGAGACGGTGTCGTGTTTCAGACTGGACCAGTTTGAGTCCCTCCTGCTACCAGAAAATAACAGACCTCTAGACCCCACCGTTCTCACGGTGCTCAAAGAACTGTTCACACGCTCCAACGCCATGACAACCGCTCTGCACATTCTCAGTGTCGACTGCCAG GTGGCTCGTATCGTGGGTGTGACAGAGGACCAGAAGAGGAtgatgggagttggctcaggtctggaGCTGGTCACCCTGTCTCACGGACAACAGCTCAGACAGGACCTGctggagag gcaccACCTGCTAGCCCTGGGCGTTGCCATAGATATCCTGGGCTGTACAGGGACGGTAGGTCAGAGGGCCACGGTGCTGCATAAAGTCATCCTATTGGCCCAGGCCCTGAGAGACCACGCCCACAACCTCTACGCATTCTCAGCCGTCATGAAGGCTCTGGAGAtgcctcag